One Coffea arabica cultivar ET-39 chromosome 5e, Coffea Arabica ET-39 HiFi, whole genome shotgun sequence DNA segment encodes these proteins:
- the LOC140006883 gene encoding UDP-glycosyltransferase 71B2-like encodes MGRGLGSFWRTDQLRFPSEYENLDEVLPEGFLQRTAAVGKVIGWAPQAAVLSHPAVGGFVSHCGWNSILESVWYGVPVATWPLNAEQQQNAFLMVKDLAMAVEIKIDFKRDFVLGVSSEILSADVIERGIKHLMDPEKEIKEKVKEMKEKSRLAPNEGGSSYASLKLFLEDVIDSIP; translated from the exons ATGGGGAGGGGGCTAGGGAGTTTTTGGAGAACGGATCAGTTAAGG TTTCCAAGTGAGTATGAGAACCTGGATGAAGTCTTGCCAGAAGGGTTCTTGCAGCGAACTGCAGCCGTTGGAAAAGTTATTGGATGGGCACCACAGGCGGCAGTTCTATCCCATCCTGCTGTAGGGGGCTTTGTTTCTCACTGTGGTTGGAACTCAATATTGGAAAGCGTTTGGTACGGTGTGCCAGTGGCAACTTGGCCGCTTAATGCAGAGCAGCAGCAGAATGCATTCCTAATGGTGAAGGACTTGGCAATGGCAGTGGAgatcaaaatagatttcaaaagGGATTTCGTACTGGGTGTGAGCAGTGAGATTTTGAGTGCAGATGTGATTGAAAGAGGGATTAAACATCTGATGGATCCTGAGAAGGAAATCAAAGAGAAGGTGAAGGAAATGAAGGAGAAGAGCAGGTTGGCTCCTAATGAAGGAGGATCATCCTATGCTTCCTTGAAGTTGTTTCTTGAAGATGTAATAGATAGTATTCCATAA